The following coding sequences lie in one Arachis stenosperma cultivar V10309 chromosome 5, arast.V10309.gnm1.PFL2, whole genome shotgun sequence genomic window:
- the LOC130982408 gene encoding uncharacterized protein LOC130982408, whose product MATLAPGILQKLLEGLKTGEKPTSEHRSSLLQITDIVPAELDEKSLFPKHGFYIKLSDSSHSIYAALPSDQHDFVLSNKMQLGQFIYVDRLEPGSPVPIVLGAKPLPGRHPLVGTPEPLMGLRERGSHRKENSASVPRRGSWETLSSPMVVKPVNLDFDQCTPVKGSVVRSVSSFISPLVRVRAGGGGGATPASGVRSSVGGGVLTARMMDSKGEREKESPGSLIRKSCVVGTSATKVLRSRSVCEREPRVPISPFKLAEKKSTTPPPRLRNARAVCTPSVAGDSQSQDSSNSSNMASQPLSKSTTNNSAFDNSNGLSLPMNLPGKLSSLGKEAVQQREVAQKIALQALRDASATETVIRSLKMFSNLCKSARADSPAACFERFIEFHNEIVQGINDMVSIQAATSASELAQKPKGEEEPQVLHEVTQNSMDQSSNKRKCGVYKSMAAIPERQENKTSTGRVLRSNINQKVQKLGALEPVGENDENKKPATAPCSSLSNTIKLAKQIETEAGNWFMEFIEKALETGLKKAKGESAGDVRKVPQSLVLKVMNWVEVQQFDSNKRPSHPKAAQIARKLRIKMKNP is encoded by the exons ATGGCAACGCTGGCACCTGGAATCCTCCAGAAGCTTCTAGAAGGCCTGAAAACAGGCGAAAAGCCGACGAGCGAGCACCGTAGCTCCCTCCTACAAATAACCGACATAGTCCCTGCGGAGCTCGACGAGAAGAGCCTCTTCCCCAAACACGGCTTCTACATCAAGCTGTCCGATTCCTCGCACTCCATCTACGCCGCACTCCCTTCTGACCAACACGACTTCGTTTTGAGCAACAAGATGCAGCTCGGCCAGTTCATCTACGTTGACAGGCTGGAACCCGGTTCGCCCGTTCCCATCGTTCTCGGCGCCAAACCGCTTCCTGGAAGACACCCTCTTGTAGGCACTCCTGAGCCTTTGATGGGTTTAAGAGAGAGGGGTTCGCACAGAAAGGAAAATTCCGCTTCTGTCCCTAGACGAGGCTCTTGGGAAACTTTGTCCTCTCCCATGGTTGTTAAGCCTGTGAACTTGGATTTTGACCAGTGTACCCCTGTTAAGGGATCTGTGGTCAGGAGTGTCAGTTCTTTTATCTCGCCGTTGGTTAGAGTCAGggctggtggtggtggtggcgcTACGCCGGCTTCCGGTGTGAGGAGTTCGGTTGGTGGAGGGGTTCTTACGGCTAGAATGATGGATTctaagggagaaagagaaaaagagagtcCTGGTTCCTTAATTAGGAAAAGCTGTGTGGTGGGAACTTCTGCTACCAAGGTTTTGAGAAGCAGAAGTGTCTGTGAACGAGAGCCTAGGGTTCCTATTAGTCCCTTCAAGCTAGCT GAAAAGAAAAGCACTACTCCACCACCGAGGTTGAGGAATGCAAGGGCGGTATGTACCCCAAGTGTTGCCGGAGATTCACAGAGCCAGGACTCATCAAATTCGTCaaacatggcttctcagccgtTGTCTAAGTCTACAACTAATAATTCAGCTTTTGATAACTCCAATGGCCTTAGCCTTCCCATGAATTTACCAGGAAAGCTGAGCTCACTAGGgaag GAAGCTGTGCAGCAAAGAGAAGTGGCGCAAAAGATTGCCCTTCAAGCATTAAGAGATGCTTCAGCTACTGAAACTGTAATCCGGTCCCTCAA GATGTTCTCGAATTTATGCAAATCAGCTCGAGCTGATTCTCCTGCGGCCTGTTTCGAGCGGTTTATTGAATTCCACAATGAAATTGTGCAAGGAATTAACGACATGGTGTCCATTCAAGCAGCTACTTCAGCTTCAGAATTGGCTCAGAAACCAAAGGGAGAAGAGGAGCCACAGGTTTTACATGAAGTCACACAAAACTCCATGGATCAATCATCCAACAAAAGAAAGTGTGGTGTGTACAAATCAATGGCTGCAATTCCTGAAAGGCAAGAAAACAAGACAAGCACCGGGAGGGTTCTCAGATCAAATATCAACCAGAAGGTTCAAAAACTCGGAGCACTGGAACCAGTTGGTGAGAATGACGAGAACAAGAAACCAGCAACAGCACCATGTAGCAGTTTGAGCAATACAATAAAGCTTGCTAAACAGATTGAGACAGAAGCTGGGAACTGGTTTATGGAGTTCATTGAGAAAGCATTGGAAACAGGGTTGAAGAAAGCAAAGGGAGAATCAGCAGGTGATGTTAGAAAAGTTCCTCAGTCTCTTGTACTCAAAGTTATGAACTGGGTTGAGGTTCAACAGTTTGATAGCAACAAGCGACCTAGTCATCCCAAAGCTGCACAGATAGCTCGAAAGTTGAGGATAAAgatgaaaaatccttga
- the LOC130979345 gene encoding U-box domain-containing protein 19-like: MIGKTNGSGRRILTFPAVHPCVNVSLSTVIASLIALSRSISSFQWRTFPCNKRNARNAIRLVHLLQPFIDEIRENQSGLPDSATLSFSELHLTFQKLLFLLEDAAREGARLTMLMESDRVATQFVVLSRSIATALDVFPFDSVDVSEEVRDQVVLLMRQARNAVFEVEVDDKKALTCVRSVLTRFENRVEPNEDDLRLVLDYIGVRKWSECNKEVKFLAAEIGFQSNSEEKSKVGFLCSLMGFMCYCRCLVMEVVDGEGGNSNPKPEAGRKISVEDEKILSGLNPDDFRCPISLELMSDPVTIETGHTYDRSSILKWFRSGNAICPKTGKRLISTELVPNLVLKRLIQQHCYVNGIPFITDLGKRKSSDITRTLHPGSFAAEGAMKMLASSLSARLENETAIEEKNRAAFEMRLLSKTSIFNRSCLVEAGSVSHLLKMLSLRDSSAQENAIAALLNLSKYPKSRALMAESLGLALIVRVLKNGLKIEARQHAAAVLFYLASDAEYRKLIGEEPDAIPSLVRLIKDGSDRTKKNGLVAMYGILMNQHENHKRVLAAGGIPLLIDILRTCEKEDLLTDSLAILATLAEKNDGAMAILQWGVLHIAVQILSSSTSRMGKDHCVTLLLSLSMHGGVDVVADLVKSTSLMGSLYSQLSEGTSRASKKASALIKVLHDFSERRSSGFKPSVIPQEQFVHVW; the protein is encoded by the coding sequence atGATCGGTAAAACAAATGGGTCGGGTCGCCGGATTCTTACTTTTCCGGCGGTTCATCCATGCGTGAATGTTTCTCTCTCTACCGTAATCGCTTCCCTCATAGCCCTCTCTCGCTCCATCTCGAGTTTCCAATGGAGAACCTTCCCTTGCAACAAGCGAAACGCGAGGAACGCCATTCGTTTGGTTCATCTTCTCCAACCTTTCATCGACGAGATCCGGGAAAACCAATCGGGACTTCCGGATTCGGCTACGCTTTCGTTTTCCGAGCTCCACTTGACCTTCCAGAAGCTTCTTTTCCTATTGGAAGATGCTGCACGTGAAGGTGCAAGGTTGACGATGTTGATGGAGTCGGATCGAGTCGCCACACAGTTTGTGGTTTTGTCAAGATCAATTGCCACGGCTTTGGatgttttcccttttgattCTGTCGATGTGTCCGAGGAAGTTAGAGACCAGGTTGTGTTGTTGATGAGGCAAGCGAGGAATGCAGTGTTTGAAGTTGAGGTTGACGATAAAAAGGCTTTGACTTGTGTTAGGTCGGTTTTGACCAGGTTTGAGAACCGGGTTGAACCGAATGAGGATGATCTAAGGTTGGTTCTTGATTATATTGGGGTTAGGAAGTGGAGTGAGTGTAACAAAGAGGTGAAGTTTCTTGCTGCTGAAATTGGGTTTCAGAGTAACAGTGAGGAGAAGTCAAAGGTTGGATTTTTATGTAGCTTGATGGGGTTCATGTGCTATTGTAGGTGCTTGGTGATGGAAGTTGTTGATGGTGAAGGTGGTAACAGCAACCCAAAACCTGAAGCCGGAAGAAAAATCAGTGTTGAAGATGAGAAAATTCTGAGTGGGCTCAACCCTGATGATTTTAGATGTCCAATCTCTCTAGAGCTGATGAGTGATCCAGTGACTATAGAAACAGGTCACACTTATGATCGTTCCTCAATTCTCAAATGGTTCAGGAGTGGGAATGCAATATGTCCCAAGACAGGTAAGAGGCTTATAAGCACGGAATTGGTCCCAAATTTGGTGCTTAAGAGGCTGATTCAGCAGCATTGCTATGTTAATGGCATTCCTTTTATTACCGATTTGGGTAAAAGGAAGAGTAGCGACATCACTAGGACATTGCATCCAGGGAGTTTTGCTGCTGAGGGTGCCATGAAGATGCTTGCTAGTTCTCTCAGTGCCAGGCTTGAGAATGAAACAGCCATTGAAGAAAAGAACCGAGCCGCGTTTGAGATGAGGCTTCTTTCCAAAACAAGCATTTTTAATAGGTCTTGTTTGGTGGAAGCCGGTTCGGTTTCTCATTTGTTGAAGATGTTGTCACTTAGGGATTCGTCAGCGCAAGAGAATGCCATTGCAGCACTTCTGAACCTCTCAAAGTACCCCAAGAGTAGAGCTCTAATGGCTGAGAGTTTGGGGTTAGCACTCATTGTTCGGGTCCTGAAGAACGGGCTAAAGATTGAAGCTCGCCAGCACGCTGCCGCGGTGTTGTTCTACCTTGCATCAGATGCTGAGTATAGGAAACTGATAGGGGAGGAACCAGACGCAATTCCTTCATTGGTGAGGCTGATCAAAGATGGTTCAGATCGCACCAAAAAGAATGGCTTGGTTGCAATGTATGGCATCCTCATGAACCAACATGAGAACCATAAGAGGGTACTTGCTGCAGGGGGAATCCCTTTGCTTATTGACATATTAAGAACATGTGAGAAAGAAGATCTTCTCACAGATTCACTAGCAATTCTGGCAACTCTTGCAGAGAAGAATGATGGAGCAATGGCGATTCTTCAATGGGGAGTTCTGCATATAGCTGTTCAGATTCTTAGTTCTTCCACTTCAAGGATGGGGAAGGATCACTGTGTGACTCTGCTGCTTTCTCTATCAATGCATGGAGGAGTGGATGTGGTTGCTGATTTGGTAAAGAGCACTTCGCTTATGGGGTCCTTATATTCCCAACTCAGTGAAGGCACATCTAGAGCAAGCAAGAAGGCCAGTGCCCTCATCAAGGTCCTCCATGATTTTTCTGAAAGGAGGTCCTCTGGCTTCAAGCCTTCAGTTATTCCACAAGAACAATTTGTTCACGTGTGGTAA
- the LOC130980632 gene encoding uncharacterized protein LOC130980632, which yields MQGVRQGLHMDDSHQPLSAKGNLGGSMVQRPHICLATSISSDHRQLDYHAICVKIFPLVRANAAVSIKVLQEATKATYGFKPTYRKTWLVKQKVVAQIYGDWEESYTKLPCWILGVQSTMEGTVALLKTSPVQVGDDVDDSTVYFHHLFWTFPPCVEAFRHCKSLVSIDGSHLYGKYGGTLLLAIAQDGNSNILPIAFSLVEGENVESWSFFLTNLRQHVTPQQGILVISDRHNSIKAALENPNSGWLPPHAYRAFCIWHVTANFALSFKGTDAKRLLVNIAYVKTEAEFY from the coding sequence ATGCAAGGAGTTCGTCAAGGGTTGCACATGGATGATTCGCATCAGCCTTTGAGCGCGAAAGGGAACCTGGGAGGTTCAATGGTACAACGACCACACATATGCTTGGCTACATCGATATCAAGCGACCACCGACAGCTTGATTATCACGCGATCTGTGTGAAAATATTTCCTCTGGTTCGAGCCAATGCGGCGGTATCGATAAAGGTGTTGCAAGAAGCTACCAAAGCAACATACGGGTTCAAGCCAACTTACAGGAAGACGTGGTTGGTAAAACAGAAGGTAGTAGCACAGATATACGGAGACTGGGAGGAGTCCTATACCAAGCTACCTTGTTGGATCCTTGGTGTGCAGTCTACCATGGAGGGGACCGTTGCGTTGTTGAAGACGTCTCCGGTTCAAGTCGGTGATGACGTTGACGACTCAACCGTGTACTTTCATCATCTTTTTTGGACGTTTCCTCCTTGTGTTGAAGCTTTCCGACATTGCAAGTCATTGGTCAGCATAGACGGTAGTCATCTGTATGGCAAGTATGGTGGGACTTTACTCCTAGCCATCGCCCAAGATGGGAACTCCAACATCTTGCCTATTGCTTTCAGTCTTGTGGAGGGGGAAAATGTCGAGTCGTGGTCTTTCTTCCTGACTAACCTGCGCCAACATGTGACTCCGCAACAGGGGATATTGGTCATCTCGGATAGGCACAACAGTATCAAGGCTGCACTAGAGAACCCTAACAGTGGATGGTTACCCCCTCATGCGTATCGAGCATTTTGTATTTGGCATGTTACAGCTAACTTCGCACTCAGTTTCAAGGGCACGGATGCAAAGCGTTTGCTTGTGAACATTGCTTATGTGAAGACTGAGGCAGAGTTTTATTAG